In a single window of the Carnobacterium gallinarum DSM 4847 genome:
- the dtd gene encoding D-aminoacyl-tRNA deacylase, with the protein MKVVIQKSKKASVSVENQVIGEISHGFVLLVGINEADTQEDVDYILGKVSKMRIFDDKDGKMNLSLEQVQGQILSISQFTLFADTKKGNRPSFIKAARPELAIPLYEALNQGFRDLGFTVATGEFGGDMQVSLINDGPVTVILDSQNR; encoded by the coding sequence ATGAAAGTTGTTATTCAAAAAAGTAAAAAAGCAAGTGTCTCAGTTGAAAATCAAGTAATTGGTGAAATTAGTCATGGTTTTGTCTTATTAGTTGGAATTAATGAGGCAGATACTCAAGAAGACGTGGATTACATCCTTGGAAAAGTCAGTAAGATGCGTATATTTGATGATAAGGATGGAAAAATGAATCTGTCTTTAGAACAAGTACAAGGTCAGATATTATCGATTTCTCAATTCACTTTATTTGCAGACACTAAAAAAGGCAATCGCCCAAGTTTTATCAAAGCAGCCAGACCAGAACTAGCCATTCCATTATATGAAGCATTAAATCAAGGTTTTCGTGACTTAGGCTTTACGGTTGCGACTGGAGAATTCGGTGGTGATATGCAAGTTTCCCTAATAAATGACGGACCCGTGACGGTTATTTTAGATAGTCAGAATCGTTAA
- a CDS encoding RelA/SpoT family protein, translating into MPKNKNYSAGEVVALTSTYMNSEHVAFIKKACDYATKAHEGQYRKSGEEYIIHPIQVAAILAELKMDPATVATGFLHDVVEDTDRTLADIAKEFSPEVAMLVDGVTKLGKIKYKSHEEQQAENHRKMLLAMAQDLRVIMVKLADRLHNLRTLKHHRADKQRRIANETLEIYAPLAHRLGMSRIKWELEDTSLRYLNPQQYYRIVHLMNSKREEREAYIADSIDKIQQSVDELKLKAEIYGRPKHIYSIYRKMKDQKKQFNEIYDLLAIRVMVDSIKDCYAVLGAIHTRWKPMPGRFKDYIAMPKANMYQSIHTTVIGPRGNPVEVQIRTFEMHEVAEFGVAAHWAYKEGITKKVENNDAVGTKLSWFRDIIELQDESNDASDFMESVKEDIFKDKVYVFTPKGDVSELPSGAGPLDFAFNIHTEIGNKTIGAKVNGKIVPLNYKLKNGDIVDVMTSPNSFGPSRDWINLVSTSKAKNKIKRFFKLQDRDINIEKGKDMIEKQLQEMQFAPKDFITKTAIKELLERFNFTTEDDLFAAVGYGELTALIIANRLTEKARREREKETQTMETIEKKNDKKPEKMKVRHEGGIVIQGVDNLLVRISRCCSPVPGDKIVGYITKGRGISIHREDCPNIKGADDIENRLIDVEWEDAASKGQEYDAELQVEGYNRTGLLNEVLQVVNSMTRNLTSVNGKVDNNKMATITLTIGIQNLNQLEKIVDKIKTIPEVYSVRRMTS; encoded by the coding sequence ATGCCAAAAAATAAAAATTATTCTGCTGGAGAAGTTGTTGCATTAACGTCAACTTATATGAACAGCGAGCATGTTGCCTTTATAAAAAAAGCCTGTGATTACGCAACTAAGGCCCACGAAGGTCAATACCGTAAATCAGGAGAAGAATATATTATTCATCCTATTCAAGTGGCAGCAATTTTAGCAGAGTTAAAAATGGATCCTGCAACAGTTGCTACAGGTTTTCTTCACGATGTTGTGGAAGATACAGATCGTACATTAGCTGATATTGCTAAAGAGTTTTCACCAGAAGTGGCGATGTTAGTAGATGGCGTAACAAAGTTAGGGAAGATTAAATACAAATCCCACGAAGAACAACAAGCAGAGAATCATCGGAAAATGTTATTAGCGATGGCGCAAGATTTACGTGTAATTATGGTGAAGCTAGCTGACCGTTTGCATAACTTACGGACATTAAAACATCATCGAGCAGACAAGCAACGTCGGATCGCGAATGAAACGTTAGAAATTTATGCGCCGTTAGCACATCGTTTAGGGATGAGCCGGATTAAATGGGAACTAGAGGATACTTCTCTTCGTTATTTAAATCCACAACAATATTATCGCATAGTTCATTTAATGAATTCTAAACGCGAGGAACGTGAAGCTTATATCGCTGATTCAATTGATAAAATTCAACAATCAGTAGATGAATTAAAATTAAAAGCAGAAATTTATGGACGTCCAAAACATATTTATTCCATTTATCGTAAAATGAAGGATCAAAAAAAGCAGTTTAATGAAATTTATGATCTTTTAGCGATTCGGGTAATGGTCGATTCTATCAAAGATTGTTATGCAGTTTTAGGGGCAATCCATACTAGATGGAAACCAATGCCGGGACGGTTTAAAGATTACATTGCCATGCCAAAAGCCAATATGTATCAATCGATTCACACAACTGTAATTGGACCAAGAGGAAATCCTGTTGAAGTTCAAATCCGAACGTTTGAAATGCATGAAGTTGCCGAATTTGGGGTTGCTGCTCACTGGGCATATAAGGAGGGCATTACTAAAAAAGTTGAAAATAATGATGCCGTTGGAACGAAATTAAGCTGGTTTAGAGATATTATCGAATTACAAGATGAATCGAATGATGCTAGTGATTTTATGGAAAGTGTCAAAGAAGATATTTTTAAAGATAAAGTTTATGTATTTACTCCAAAAGGGGACGTTAGTGAATTACCATCTGGAGCAGGACCTTTAGATTTTGCTTTTAATATTCATACTGAAATCGGTAATAAAACGATTGGAGCTAAAGTCAATGGAAAGATAGTTCCTTTGAATTACAAACTGAAAAATGGTGATATTGTTGACGTAATGACTTCACCAAATTCATTTGGACCAAGCCGTGACTGGATTAATCTCGTTTCAACAAGTAAAGCAAAAAATAAAATTAAACGCTTTTTCAAATTGCAAGATCGTGATATAAATATTGAAAAAGGCAAAGATATGATTGAAAAACAATTACAAGAGATGCAATTTGCTCCTAAAGATTTCATAACAAAAACAGCAATCAAAGAATTGTTAGAACGGTTTAATTTTACGACGGAAGATGATTTATTTGCAGCTGTTGGCTATGGTGAATTGACGGCTTTAATTATTGCCAATCGCTTAACTGAAAAAGCGCGTCGTGAACGAGAAAAAGAAACTCAAACAATGGAAACCATTGAAAAGAAAAATGATAAAAAGCCTGAGAAAATGAAAGTTCGTCATGAAGGCGGTATTGTCATTCAAGGGGTAGATAATCTGTTGGTTCGGATTAGTCGCTGTTGTAGCCCAGTTCCAGGGGATAAAATTGTTGGGTATATTACCAAAGGGCGGGGAATTTCAATTCATCGTGAAGACTGTCCGAATATTAAAGGTGCCGATGATATTGAGAATCGTTTAATTGATGTAGAGTGGGAAGACGCAGCTTCTAAAGGTCAAGAATATGATGCAGAACTTCAAGTTGAGGGATACAATCGAACAGGGTTGTTAAACGAAGTCTTGCAAGTTGTGAATAGCATGACACGCAATTTAACCAGTGTAAATGGGAAAGTTGACAATAATAAAATGGCGACGATCACCTTAACTATTGGAATTCAAAATCTGAATCAATTAGAAAAAATTGTCGATAAAATCAAAACTATTCCAGAAGTTTATAGCGTTCGTCGAATGACTTCATAA
- a CDS encoding peptidoglycan DD-metalloendopeptidase family protein: MKPKKQYLIYFVGLTLSIGFCFHSSHVQATENEQKLTEIHTQFAEIEEHITQLNDSLLQADATISTFNEQIKGLEMKIAERKVTEQQQKVQNDKLTEFLQQNVPSLIDKKVIFDENKLQKVELEKPLVFLEVKEIPIIEAQIKEVAEQKKLIVAELLQQQFNLKRQNLAKELLVEEIADSKPESGVIPEQLEAVKTAHQQQILLWDKRNEDLTKQLIKAVSSNDMITEDTQQTALQFGFKLPVTDPVSSKFGVRTGYDSNGFHKGIDFASAIGTKIHAAMAGEVVIAQEDGASFEGYGKVVLLRHTNGTWTLYAHQSELLVKVGEQVEIGQVIGKVGATGQSDGAHLHFEVRTTLMGGMGAVVDPAPLLGIEYE, encoded by the coding sequence GTGAAGCCAAAGAAGCAGTACTTAATTTATTTTGTTGGATTAACTTTATCAATAGGATTTTGTTTTCATTCAAGTCATGTGCAAGCAACTGAAAATGAGCAAAAATTAACTGAAATACATACTCAATTTGCAGAAATTGAAGAACATATTACTCAATTAAATGATTCTCTATTACAAGCAGATGCAACTATCTCAACATTCAATGAACAAATTAAAGGTCTAGAAATGAAAATTGCTGAGAGGAAAGTGACCGAGCAACAACAAAAGGTTCAAAATGATAAATTAACTGAATTTCTTCAACAAAATGTACCATCTTTAATAGATAAGAAGGTAATATTTGACGAAAACAAGCTACAAAAAGTTGAATTAGAGAAACCGTTAGTCTTTCTAGAAGTAAAAGAAATTCCGATTATTGAGGCGCAAATTAAAGAAGTAGCTGAACAAAAAAAACTCATTGTTGCTGAATTGCTCCAGCAACAATTTAATTTGAAAAGGCAAAATTTAGCTAAGGAATTGTTAGTTGAAGAAATAGCTGATTCAAAACCAGAATCGGGAGTCATTCCTGAGCAGTTAGAAGCTGTAAAAACAGCGCATCAGCAACAAATTTTATTGTGGGATAAACGCAACGAAGATTTGACAAAACAGTTAATAAAAGCAGTCAGCAGTAATGACATGATAACCGAGGACACACAACAAACCGCTCTTCAATTTGGTTTTAAGTTACCTGTTACGGATCCTGTTTCATCAAAATTTGGTGTGCGAACTGGATATGATAGCAATGGTTTCCATAAAGGTATTGATTTTGCCTCAGCAATAGGAACAAAGATTCATGCAGCTATGGCTGGAGAAGTAGTTATCGCACAAGAGGATGGCGCATCTTTTGAGGGTTATGGTAAAGTTGTTTTGTTGCGTCATACTAATGGGACATGGACGCTGTATGCCCATCAATCGGAATTACTTGTAAAAGTCGGCGAACAGGTTGAAATAGGTCAAGTTATTGGGAAAGTTGGCGCTACAGGACAATCAGATGGTGCGCACTTACATTTTGAAGTCCGAACAACGTTAATGGGTGGTATGGGTGCAGTTGTTGATCCGGCACCATTATTAGGAATAGAATATGAGTAG
- the deoC gene encoding deoxyribose-phosphate aldolase: MIENLNKYIDHTLLKPEATEEQIKVLCDEAKKYDFMSVCINPTWVSKAAAFLTESDVKVCTVIGFPLGANTSEVKAYEANEAIANGANEVDMVINIGALKDHDDELVIRDIQGVVDVAKDRAISKVIIETSLLTEEEKVRACELAKKAGADFVKTSTGFSTGGATVEDVKLMRGTVGPEMGVKASGGVRSLADAQAFIDAGATRLGASSGVAIMEGQTAASDY; the protein is encoded by the coding sequence ATGATTGAAAATTTAAATAAATATATTGACCATACTTTATTAAAGCCAGAAGCGACTGAGGAACAAATTAAAGTTCTTTGTGATGAAGCTAAAAAATATGATTTTATGTCTGTTTGTATTAACCCAACTTGGGTGAGTAAAGCTGCAGCATTCTTAACTGAAAGTGATGTAAAAGTCTGTACGGTTATTGGTTTTCCTTTAGGAGCAAATACATCAGAAGTGAAAGCATATGAAGCCAATGAAGCCATTGCCAATGGTGCAAATGAAGTTGATATGGTTATTAATATTGGTGCACTAAAGGATCATGATGATGAATTAGTCATTAGAGATATCCAAGGTGTAGTAGATGTTGCTAAAGATCGTGCGATTTCAAAAGTAATTATTGAAACGTCTTTACTAACAGAAGAAGAAAAAGTTAGAGCTTGTGAATTAGCTAAAAAAGCAGGAGCTGATTTTGTTAAAACATCTACTGGTTTTTCAACAGGTGGAGCAACGGTAGAAGATGTAAAATTAATGCGTGGAACAGTTGGACCAGAAATGGGTGTTAAAGCTAGTGGTGGTGTTCGTAGTTTAGCTGATGCCCAAGCCTTTATCGATGCTGGAGCAACTCGTTTAGGTGCTTCTAGTGGCGTTGCAATTATGGAAGGTCAAACAGCTGCAAGTGATTATTAA
- a CDS encoding 16S rRNA (uracil(1498)-N(3))-methyltransferase: protein MQRYFLKETLPNYQKEKIYLTEDHYHHMVRVMRMKPGHKVYLVMPNSQAFIAEIQEINEENLTLIWIKDEIQDKELPVDVTIVSGLPKGDKLELIVQKGTELGAMTFIPFAATFSITKWDAKKAPKKIQRLEKIALEAAEQAQRRQIPVVEEVHTLAQIIAISKNYDQLIVAYEESAKLGEEQNLAKALKRLTSGEKILFLFGPEGGLSEQEIDSLVAAGFTCCALGPRILRTETAPLYALSALSYQMELNQ from the coding sequence ATGCAACGTTATTTTTTAAAGGAAACATTGCCAAATTATCAAAAAGAAAAAATCTATTTAACAGAAGATCACTATCATCATATGGTCCGAGTGATGCGAATGAAACCGGGACATAAAGTTTATTTAGTGATGCCCAATAGCCAAGCATTTATTGCTGAAATCCAAGAAATTAATGAAGAAAACCTAACATTGATATGGATTAAAGATGAAATCCAAGATAAAGAACTTCCAGTAGACGTCACAATTGTCAGTGGATTGCCAAAAGGGGACAAGTTAGAACTAATTGTTCAAAAAGGAACGGAATTAGGAGCAATGACGTTTATTCCTTTTGCTGCTACTTTTTCAATTACTAAATGGGATGCCAAAAAAGCGCCTAAAAAAATTCAGCGACTAGAAAAAATTGCTTTAGAGGCTGCTGAACAGGCTCAACGTCGCCAAATTCCAGTTGTAGAAGAAGTTCATACACTGGCTCAGATTATTGCAATTAGTAAAAATTACGATCAATTAATTGTTGCTTATGAAGAAAGTGCTAAGTTAGGTGAAGAACAAAATTTAGCAAAAGCATTGAAAAGGTTAACTTCTGGTGAGAAGATACTCTTTTTATTTGGTCCAGAAGGTGGTTTATCAGAGCAGGAGATTGATTCGCTAGTAGCTGCTGGTTTCACATGTTGTGCATTAGGACCACGGATTTTAAGAACTGAAACGGCACCGCTTTATGCATTGTCGGCGTTATCTTATCAAATGGAATTAAATCAGTAA
- the prmA gene encoding 50S ribosomal protein L11 methyltransferase gives MKWTEVSVLTASEAVEAVSNILVEAGTSGVSIEDMADFNDTPDDGFGEIWALDQADFPETGVIIKAYFPETLFLPEILPVIKQRILELKEFGLDIGENRLETSEVNETSWATAWKKYYHPLQITRFMTVVPSWEDYTPKFADERVIRLDPGLAFGTGTHPTTRLSMQALETTIIGGETLLDVGTGSGVLSIASKALGAGDVFAYDLDEVAVRAAKENMILNEYAKDVPVAANDLLKGITIEADIVMANILAEIILLLVEDAWRVLKPNGLFITSGIIESKRDEVIENLLSQGFDIEQILQMKDWFAIIARKPAEE, from the coding sequence ATGAAATGGACAGAAGTAAGTGTATTAACAGCAAGCGAAGCCGTTGAGGCAGTATCAAATATTTTAGTTGAAGCAGGAACAAGTGGCGTATCTATTGAAGATATGGCTGATTTTAATGATACGCCAGATGATGGTTTTGGTGAAATTTGGGCATTAGATCAAGCAGATTTTCCAGAAACTGGGGTAATTATTAAAGCGTATTTCCCAGAAACGCTCTTTTTACCAGAAATTTTACCTGTTATTAAACAACGTATTCTAGAATTGAAAGAATTTGGCTTAGATATTGGAGAAAATCGTTTAGAAACTAGTGAAGTAAATGAGACAAGCTGGGCAACTGCTTGGAAAAAATACTATCACCCACTACAAATTACTCGCTTTATGACGGTTGTTCCTAGTTGGGAAGACTATACGCCAAAGTTTGCCGATGAACGAGTAATTCGTTTAGATCCAGGTTTGGCCTTTGGGACAGGAACACATCCAACAACGCGCTTATCGATGCAAGCTCTAGAAACGACAATTATTGGCGGTGAAACTTTACTAGATGTTGGAACAGGTTCTGGTGTGTTAAGTATTGCTAGTAAGGCGCTAGGAGCAGGAGACGTTTTTGCCTATGATTTAGATGAAGTTGCTGTTCGTGCAGCTAAGGAAAACATGATTTTAAATGAGTATGCTAAAGATGTGCCAGTTGCAGCTAATGATCTTTTAAAAGGAATTACAATTGAAGCCGATATTGTCATGGCGAATATTTTAGCAGAAATTATTTTATTATTAGTAGAAGATGCATGGCGTGTATTAAAACCAAACGGTCTATTTATCACCTCTGGAATTATTGAAAGCAAACGCGATGAAGTCATTGAAAATTTACTTTCACAAGGATTTGATATTGAACAAATTTTACAAATGAAAGATTGGTTTGCGATCATAGCGAGAAAACCTGCGGAGGAATAA
- a CDS encoding DUF3013 family protein gives MAKEDLIEYITTVLEEANLEFDWLIQWNKRQHGIEIYFTLFVETDSSEVIEDVEGTVSENDIIEFEDGIVFYDPTKSKIELEDYLIGIPFDSKKGIEKGLIEAVAKYLRIVVTEGHADLMDFATDPTIESFEMNWDQQAFLGTIETLKETGRYDATLVSYPKY, from the coding sequence ATGGCAAAAGAAGATTTAATTGAGTATATTACTACTGTGTTGGAGGAAGCCAATTTAGAATTTGATTGGTTGATTCAATGGAACAAACGTCAACATGGAATTGAAATTTATTTTACTTTATTTGTTGAAACAGATAGCAGTGAAGTGATTGAAGATGTTGAAGGAACTGTTAGTGAAAATGATATTATTGAATTTGAAGACGGAATTGTATTCTATGATCCGACAAAATCAAAAATTGAATTAGAGGATTACCTTATTGGGATTCCCTTTGATAGTAAAAAAGGGATTGAAAAAGGATTAATAGAAGCAGTAGCCAAATATTTACGAATTGTTGTTACAGAAGGTCATGCTGATTTAATGGATTTTGCAACAGATCCAACAATTGAAAGTTTTGAAATGAACTGGGATCAACAAGCTTTTCTTGGAACGATTGAAACATTAAAAGAAACCGGAAGATACGATGCAACTCTTGTATCCTATCCTAAATATTAA
- a CDS encoding DNA-3-methyladenine glycosylase yields the protein MISWLDSTKTTEEIAKELLGMLVVKETPNGRTSGWIVETEAYLGELDAAAHSFAGKRTPRLESMYEKAGTIYVYSMHTHQMLNLVVQKKDIPEAILIRALEPYEGISLMEERRQQTGISLTDGPGKLTKAFAIDKTDDGTWACTPPLVITMDERRYPKKIDSSKRIGIPNKGEWTDALLRYSVKGNPYVSRIKGKKELDHGWIEN from the coding sequence ATGATTAGTTGGCTAGATTCTACCAAAACAACGGAAGAAATCGCTAAAGAGTTATTAGGAATGCTTGTAGTCAAAGAAACGCCAAATGGACGAACTTCTGGTTGGATTGTTGAAACAGAAGCCTACTTAGGTGAATTGGATGCTGCTGCTCATAGTTTTGCTGGAAAAAGAACTCCACGCTTGGAATCTATGTATGAAAAAGCAGGGACAATCTATGTATATAGTATGCATACCCACCAAATGTTGAATTTAGTTGTTCAAAAAAAGGATATTCCAGAAGCTATTTTAATTCGAGCTTTGGAACCTTATGAAGGAATTTCATTAATGGAAGAACGCCGACAACAAACAGGCATTTCACTGACGGATGGACCAGGGAAATTAACTAAAGCCTTTGCTATTGATAAAACTGATGATGGTACTTGGGCGTGTACGCCGCCATTAGTTATTACAATGGATGAACGGCGTTATCCTAAAAAAATTGATAGTTCTAAAAGAATTGGAATTCCGAATAAAGGGGAGTGGACAGACGCTTTATTGCGTTATAGTGTGAAAGGGAATCCCTATGTTTCAAGGATAAAAGGTAAGAAAGAACTAGATCATGGTTGGATAGAAAATTAA
- a CDS encoding GNAT family N-acetyltransferase, with the protein MEKYLYLLFSHQEIMGDRILLRPVQLSDAEDMFDYASDEETTQFVFPCNKTIEDAEKSIAAYFLKEPAGKYAVVLKKNNKMIGTIDLRVEATNKSAELGYVLNKAYWGKGYMTESGKLLLDFAFTILNLEKVYSLHDSDNTSSGKVMKRLGMTYEGTLRKNRLHKEKWSDDCYYSILKEEYFISQ; encoded by the coding sequence ATGGAAAAGTACTTATATTTATTATTTAGTCATCAAGAAATAATGGGTGATCGCATTTTATTACGCCCTGTTCAATTAAGTGATGCTGAAGATATGTTTGACTATGCTAGCGACGAAGAAACCACTCAGTTTGTCTTTCCATGTAACAAAACTATTGAGGATGCAGAAAAATCAATTGCGGCTTATTTTTTAAAGGAACCTGCTGGGAAATATGCAGTTGTTTTAAAAAAAAATAATAAGATGATTGGGACAATTGACTTACGTGTTGAAGCCACAAATAAAAGCGCCGAATTGGGCTATGTTTTAAATAAAGCGTATTGGGGAAAAGGCTATATGACTGAAAGCGGCAAACTTTTGCTTGATTTTGCCTTTACTATTCTTAATCTCGAAAAAGTTTATTCGCTTCACGACTCTGATAATACATCATCTGGCAAAGTTATGAAACGTTTAGGTATGACCTACGAAGGAACATTACGCAAAAATCGGCTACATAAAGAAAAATGGTCAGATGATTGTTATTATTCAATTCTAAAAGAAGAATACTTCATTTCTCAGTAA
- a CDS encoding NAD-dependent protein deacylase translates to MEELDTLQNYMNNSKKIVFFGGAGVSTESGIPDFRSADGIYNQKTGIGYLAEEIISDWFLAEHPALFFDYYFKHLVYPQARPNPAHDYLASLEKSGKNVTVVTQNIDGLHQLAGSQYVLELHGAIHQNHCLICQKDYALEELKLDKDGIPRCTLDNGIVRPNVVLYGEALDETVLTASITAISEADVMIIAGTSLSVYPANGLIHYFKGKKLILINKTSLQQATEADLTIIDAVGETFKQLKV, encoded by the coding sequence GTGGAAGAACTAGATACCTTACAAAATTATATGAATAATAGCAAAAAAATAGTCTTTTTTGGTGGAGCAGGGGTCTCAACAGAAAGTGGAATTCCAGATTTCCGATCTGCGGATGGTATTTATAATCAAAAAACAGGAATTGGATATTTAGCAGAAGAAATTATTAGCGACTGGTTTTTAGCAGAACATCCAGCGTTATTTTTTGATTATTATTTTAAACATTTAGTTTATCCTCAGGCAAGACCAAATCCAGCTCATGATTATTTAGCTAGTTTAGAAAAAAGTGGTAAGAACGTTACTGTAGTTACACAAAATATTGATGGTTTGCATCAATTAGCAGGAAGTCAGTATGTCTTAGAATTACATGGTGCGATTCATCAAAATCATTGTTTAATTTGTCAGAAAGACTATGCTCTTGAGGAACTAAAATTAGATAAAGACGGAATTCCCCGCTGTACATTAGATAACGGTATCGTGCGACCCAATGTTGTCCTATATGGTGAGGCCCTAGATGAAACGGTATTAACAGCCAGCATTACTGCAATTTCTGAAGCGGATGTTATGATTATTGCTGGAACATCATTATCGGTATATCCAGCGAACGGATTAATTCACTATTTCAAAGGGAAAAAATTAATTCTTATCAATAAAACGAGTTTACAACAAGCAACAGAAGCTGATTTAACGATTATTGATGCTGTTGGGGAAACCTTTAAGCAATTAAAAGTTTAA
- a CDS encoding DUF4352 domain-containing protein, with protein sequence MANSYLYPRKQKKFKKTKITLFLILLICILLASFYFYKTKVKNETMVLQSPIVFIQKTERTSTSQPRNQDQTSTFKKIKFAVTNKQLIENQVNGTSNVLVTYDVSITNSSKESIKFAETDFTLVQNGTRYTGMIDNSSKQETFKSEAIKPSKNLTRTIIFSVSPEIAKSADFNLMISNDSWNNQQTTIPLNN encoded by the coding sequence ATGGCCAATAGTTACTTATATCCCAGAAAACAAAAAAAATTCAAAAAAACTAAGATTACATTGTTCTTGATTTTGCTCATCTGCATACTTTTAGCTAGTTTTTATTTTTATAAAACAAAAGTAAAAAATGAAACAATGGTTTTGCAATCTCCAATTGTATTTATTCAAAAAACCGAAAGAACAAGTACTTCTCAACCTCGTAATCAAGATCAAACTAGCACATTTAAAAAGATTAAATTTGCAGTCACAAATAAACAACTTATTGAAAACCAAGTAAATGGAACATCCAATGTTTTAGTAACTTATGATGTTTCCATAACAAATAGTAGCAAAGAATCCATTAAATTTGCTGAAACAGATTTTACTCTTGTTCAAAATGGTACACGCTATACTGGCATGATAGATAACTCTTCAAAACAAGAAACTTTCAAATCTGAAGCAATCAAGCCAAGTAAAAATTTAACCCGTACGATTATTTTTTCAGTTAGTCCTGAGATTGCTAAATCGGCTGATTTCAATCTAATGATTTCTAATGATAGCTGGAATAATCAACAAACGACTATTCCGTTAAACAATTAA